GATCTAAAAAGAAGTTACATGAGGGTAATTAAAAAGCATCCACTATTTACCTTTTATACTCTGCCAAAACAAAGGTATAACTTCATAAGTTGAGCATGGTGTGCTTAATTAATAATACCGATACAATTAAAATCTGTAGTTATTATGAGTGGTTGGTAAATTTAAGTACTAACATAATGTACTCAATTATTCAAAGGGTATTTATAAAACACATTAGTATCATGCTTCTATCATTTGGAATTTAAGTACTTCGTACATGTTAATTTATTGAAGAGAGGAATATCATGTGATTAATTATGTGATTTTTTAAACTCACCGTTATAGTCGGCGGAGTACATTTATACGTTACTCTTATTATCTTAACTAATGTGAATAAAACGCATAATTAATTAGTGTTTACAGTTTACAACAAGCTTATAAAAATGTTAATTATAattagttttcaatttttttgataGGAAATTAAATTACGGAGTATACTACTACTCCATGACTTAGTCCGGAATTATTTGTCACATTAAATTTTTAGAGTAGTTCTATCTTTCTTCCCTCTCGGATCCCCCACTTCATTAAGTAAGGAACATGTTTGAAATTTTAGGTACAAGTGTACAATGTATTTCTACTAAGTTGTGTGACTATTTTTCAAACATTTTCAAAATAACACACATTTATTAATTCGTATTTTCAGATGGATTATAAAATCTAAaggaattaattttatttattttaaaaagcaAATCTTTTTAAAAGAGAAAAGTTTCCCTCTTTTTAGTATTTCGGGAAACAAACAGGTTCTTATCTGTTGAAACTAATATGTGTAATTCTGTAGTGTTTAGAAGGAGAAATGCAAACGTGCAattgtacatttttttttaaaaaaaaacagttgTTTAATTAACTTGATATTTTCCCTTGACATTCAAAAATTATGATGCAGAAATGTGGATACAGTTGGATTTAACCAAATTACAGTTCACACTAAGCTACAAAGATAGACAAATCTACATAATTTAGCTGAGACATGATTCCTTAAGATGACATGATGGTCCAAAAATGacaaaaccaaaataaaaaacggatGTAATGGCGTAGACGAGATTCGATCCCAAGATACGTACCATTATTATTCGTATATCGAAGATAAACAGACCCATCATGTTTCATCATCATGTAACCACGTCGAATCAATAATGACTAATCCATGAACAAATTTTCAAATCCCATTAGTCAAATGATTCACAAATTAAAaacattaccaaaaaaaaaaaaaaaaaaggatccTTTTTACATTCATCTTTCTTTTTGTCTCCCTCTCTTTGTTCTAAACATGGAACCAAAAAGTTTGGTTAGTAGGGAAATTATGTAAATGAGAGTACTAATAATAAGTAAAAAAAAGCGCATTATGATTAAAACCAACATtagtcaaaaaataataatgagctAAATTATAATTAGCTGATCGATCGATAATAATCAAATTAATCATTGCGCTTTCGCTTCCTGGCCACCACCATTAGCAAAATTAAACTCCAGCGCTGAACCAAGAACTCCACCACAATTCATACCCACATTactattattagtattattattgttgttgttactGCTATTATTAGTATTTCCATGTTTTCCGTTACTACTGGTAGTGATACTAGTAGTTGCAGTACTGATACCAGTGTTGTCATTCCGTTGCGACGAAGCTAATGCCAAAGCCGCACCCGAAACGGTTGCGGAACCAGTAGCGGTTGCGGTTGCGGTAGGGATAACGGTTGCGGAAGCGGTGGCGATTGCGATTGCAGAAGGGGAAGCGGAGTGTTTGTTGTTGTGCATCCAGACTTTGAACACACATCTATCAACACCCACTTCTTTGCAAAAATCTTGTACTAATTTTTCTTCTCCTTTTTTCAGCCTCCATCCGATTTTCTCGGAAAATTCGTACATTTTCTCCTTTTGGTCTTGGCTGAATTTGGTCCTGAATCTCTTCTTGCTTTGGAAACTCCCATTTTGCCCTCCGCTTCCGACTCCGTTGTTGCTGGTGTAGTACCCCATCACAATTCCTCCTCCGCCACTTCCGACGGTGGTTGGAGTCTGCATCATCTCGTGATCTGATGGTCCTGAGGGGCTTTGAGCATGGCCGCTTAAGGAGAGGAGGAGCTGTGAGGCTGATGGAGGAGAGTGAGCCCTACGCGCCGCCGAAGGTGGAATTAGGTGGTGGAGAGGAGCAGGGTCGTCAGGGTCACGGCGGTGAAAGTTACGGTGGCAGCCACAAGCGGCGCACGTGAGTGAAGTGGGGTCCAACAGGTTAGCAGTGGGACCCGGCATGAACTCACAGCATCCGTCTAGCGCGTGTCCACCAATGCTCGCCGCGTGGTTCTTCATGCACTCCTTGTACGACACGTGCTGCTCCAGCTgactgttgttgctgctgctgttgttgttgtggtggtggtggtggaggtggatCCTTTTAGCCGGCGGAAGATGCGGTGGAGTGTCGGTATCAGAATCAGGGGTTCTAGGAAATGCGGTGTTTGTTGCGGCGGAGGTGGCGGTGGGGCCACTAATAAAGTCCATGGCCATGGTGGTGGAAGGTGGTTGGTTTAAGGAGGCAAAAGAACAAACGGTGGGAGAAAAGGGGGGGAGAGAGAGAGGTTTTGTGGGTAATGTTGGGAGATTTTGTTAGAAAAGAAAGGTTTATGAAATAATAATAAGGGGTTGTTTGTTTGGTGGGGTTAGTTGTTGTTGAGAAGGGTAATAAATACTTATGTCTCAGACTCTACTTAAAATAGGAGGGTATGTTTAAGtttttttagatttatttttaaatttttagggcATGAAATTTTAAAGGGAGAGGTAATATGGACACGTGGCAGATTGGGAGTATGGCAGGCCACATGAACCCCACTACGAGGCATAATTTGATTCGTAAGATATGGTTAATCTCCCCCCTTCTTCTTTAAGATTAGGCTAACTTTGATCATTTGATTTCTAACTTGACTACTACTATAACATCTTTCCCACTAATGCTTAGTTTAGGGTTGTCATTTAATAAAAAGTAATGTTGTGATCCTCTTGGATTTTTTAGATGttaattttcttcttcttcctttactTCCGGTATCGTATTCAGGTAAAGTTCAACAGCAACAACCTCTTATAATTCAAAATATTTAATTCAAAGAGTTACAATTACTTTTCCGTCTTTTACGGGTCAAGCTTTAACCCAAGATACGCATAACCTAAAATGTGGATAGTCATTATTACATTAGCAATTTATTGCAAATTACAACCAAACAAAAGTTGTTATTTAGAtacaaaatcaaaccaaattaGCCTAATTTGGTCAAAAATAAAAGTTAACTCTCATCAGTCTCACTGATGCTTATCAGTTTATGGAGATCACTTAATTAACGTAAAATATTGTGATCCTCGTGGATTGTTCATACATTTTCTTCCTTTTCAACTTTAATTTCTTGTGTTTTGTATAACAATTCAAAAAATCAACAAACGACCTCTTACAATTCAATTTTTTAAATTCTAAGTATCTTAATTAGTTAAATCCCCCTTTTACAGATTAAAATCGATTCAGCCCATGACACAAGCTAAAACGTGGATGATCAGTGATACTGATTTATTACAATTTACAACAAAACAAAAGTTGTTACTAGGATACTAAATCGAACCCAAATTAGCTTAGTTTGGTCAAAAAGAAAAGTTAACATTCTTCCCACTAATGCTTGGTTTAGGGTATTCATTAAATGATACAAAATGTTGTGATCTTCTTGGATTAAATTCAAACGTCTTCTTCTTCTACTCTAATGACATTGGAGTACTTCGTATGTCATATTCAAATAAAGTTTAGCAAGTCAACAATGACTTGATGTAcagatataaaaaataaaaataaaaatccttatatttttattttattttttttaaaaaaaaaaggaaatgtaCACAAAAGTTAGGATAGTTTTCTCTCAATACTGTACTCTAACTTATCTAAGgaaatcaaataagaaaatATATTGTCTGCGAAAGGATCAATATTTAGTTGACTATTAATGTGATGACCAATGAATGCTAAGTAATCAACAGTTCGGTTAGCTTCTCGATATACATGTCTCGAATTATGGCTATCGAAATTAAATTGACCTTGTGCACTCTCCCAATTGCAAGGATTTCAAGGTTGATTAAATAAGATCGACAAAGATTGGCacttaattatataaaaatccttatacgaagtattaattattaattaagttgCATTCATTAAAATTTTCGTCATTTCTTCACtcaataatacgaagtatagcttcttgtcaaaaataaaaataaaatacaaagtATAGATAATGTGATACaagattaaaaaattaaaaaatttaccaTATTCGATATGCATGTAATTTAAAATTATGTTAATTTAATACTTTGAAATAAAGGATAAACATTCAAAAGCATAAAATTTCATTAGGAGCAAACCTACACAAGCAACTCGTGCATGTAAGACTAGTGGATATATAATCGAACTAAATTAGTTATAGTTGGTAAAAAtgaattatagtttatacacAAATTAAAGGCATTATATAAATTTTGTAAACAGTAAGATAAACACCACTCTTTCCTACTACTACGGAGTAATACAATGCATCAAAAAAACTACGGAATAATACAAAAGTGATTTGAtagattattatttattttattgatgATATTTAACTATTTATATTTCATTTTGTGCGATGATTAAATTGGGACGGAAGTTGAACATGGATCACGCTGAGTAAGAAGAAGCATTGAGTTGCAAAATAATGGAGAATTTCTTTATTAGCAAACATGTAAATCCTTGCTTTGTTAAAAACTCGACCTGAAAACTCGAGTGATAGAGTATCCCGACACACCCCGGTCTGATTATGACCTAGAATCTAAAATGACCTGATCCAAACCCGATTTGAGTAAACATTTTGACAACTCTATCCTATTATTTACTTAAATACGCGGTAGAAGCGTTCTAAAATCACTATTTGGAGACACTCCAAAGAATAGTTAGCGGGTATATCGGGGTtggtattatttttttttttgaatatcgGGGTTGGAAATTGGGGTTTCAGTTCGTGTCATATCAATCAATAGtaatactatatactaaaagacacaccaaGAATGACACATATCATCTCCTGGTGTGTCtttagatttttatttttatttttgaataaaattttaataaaagaatcttTTTAAATTTCCTGATTTTtgtcttattttttttctaaaatttaatttcatatgtaTTATGgcaaaaatttaacataatatattaacactaatttgaaaaatatatgttATGAATGAAAAAATCACATTTTTTTTAtgatattattgtttttataatatacGTACATAGTAAGTTGCTACTCCGTAATAGCAAGATAgtattttaattttcataaacctttttcaaaaaattatttatacTCTTAGCCTAGTTACATGCAATAGTTTTACAAAAACAACGTGTAATTATATGTCAATACCCATACAagcatttttttattattattttcttctaTTTTATGTAGCGGGTATGCCGTATGGGTATGGTTATAGTTATGGAtatcatttaattttaaaagaAACGGTTACATGATAAAGGTATGataagtttattttattttgcctAACATAAGTATTTTTGTCGAAACCCTAAACACCTAAGATTGCACTAATCActttataatttgaataaataatCATTTGCTCTAATTTTTTTAACAACCCATGATAAAGTTTGATATGATTTTGTTTATTAAAAATGTATTCTAAATAAATTAGTCAGAAtagagaaaaaaattatttagtcTCATCCATGCGTTATACGGGACCTAGCCTAGTGTCCTTCTAAGTTATAGCCTTCGTGTGtcacttatttaattaattaaaaatcaatcatttaatattattggTAAATGTGGATGATGTGATAAGGGGAAAGCTAGATGAATAGACCTTACAATGACGAGACATAATATTCGATCGATCTATAGAAagcaaattaaacaaaaatctatCCATCTCTAAAATATCGCCTAGctaaatttgatttttcaaGTTGGTCAAAACACgacttaaaatataaatatttctaATTCTACGCTAAAAATTAATATtccaaaaatatatattgaaacaaatctactccacattactatattatttattaattagaatttaTGGACAAAGTTTTCAAATTTTCCAAAGTTTAACCGAAAATATTGTAATGGGGCAATATTTTAGGccggagggagtatgatttttttttttttttaatgtggtCAATTTTGCATTTGTACTCTAATTATGCTGTCATTTCTCTTTGTATAATTTGATTTAATACCTATCTAAACTTGAGCACTACTTGGAGTTGGATCCTATtaacttacatattataatgttttgtttatatACTCAAGAACTCTAATCAAACAAACGAATTTGCAGATGctatataaaagagttttaaaattcaaaactgtTATTTGAGTCTAGGGGTGAGTGTGGATACACGGGAAGGGAGGTGATGAAGaggggatgaattttattttgtacctctcgAGATAGGGGTTGGGAGGAGTGAGTATCATTCCTATCGTGGATTGAGGGGATGGAGATGAGAATTATAGGCGGGTGCAGGTGTGCAGGCCCTGCTCCATCTCAAGGTCATCTCTAACTCAATAAAGGAAATGGTCTAGATAAGCGTTAAGTGACCGGGTAATGAGGTTGACGGGACGACTGTGTGAGTATTAAGTGGGTAATTAATACGACAGAAGTGAAGGGTGGGTGAgataaatttatgtttgacacaagtggtgaattagaatgaatttttttttttatctatgtacccttatttgttttaattattttaataagtaagcaccgaatgagcaataacaaatttatccatcattaattattttatatttggGGAATATCGGtaaactctattttgatgataattatataccatatttcatataaatttatatttagattgtAAATTGTacatcgcacgggtattatactagtacCTATCTAAACTTGAGCACTACTTGGAGTTGGATCCTCTGCGGTTCTTTTGTAACTAGATAGTCTAATTAGTTTTATAGTTGGAAATTCGAAAATGTGTTATCTatgtaaaatttaaaaaatcatGACACCTGTTTTTAGTTTAGTATAGAAAGATTCTTTAATTGAATGACTTAGACGAGATTAGTTCTCAAGTCTTAGA
This sequence is a window from Spinacia oleracea cultivar Varoflay chromosome 1, BTI_SOV_V1, whole genome shotgun sequence. Protein-coding genes within it:
- the LOC110782983 gene encoding zinc-finger homeodomain protein 8-like, whose protein sequence is MAMDFISGPTATSAATNTAFPRTPDSDTDTPPHLPPAKRIHLHHHHHNNNSSSNNSQLEQHVSYKECMKNHAASIGGHALDGCCEFMPGPTANLLDPTSLTCAACGCHRNFHRRDPDDPAPLHHLIPPSAARRAHSPPSASQLLLSLSGHAQSPSGPSDHEMMQTPTTVGSGGGGIVMGYYTSNNGVGSGGQNGSFQSKKRFRTKFSQDQKEKMYEFSEKIGWRLKKGEEKLVQDFCKEVGVDRCVFKVWMHNNKHSASPSAIAIATASATVIPTATATATGSATVSGAALALASSQRNDNTGISTATTSITTSSNGKHGNTNNSSNNNNNNTNNSNVGMNCGGVLGSALEFNFANGGGQEAKAQ